A window of Blautia argi genomic DNA:
AACTGCTGTCCGGTCTATTGTCCGGTCTATTTGATTTTATTCTTGCCCGTGAAACTATGTTGGATCAGACTTGTACTGAATTTTTCCCCATTGCCAAAGATCGACTTCTTGCGGCGCTTTTCTGATCCCCCCTCTTGGAACGTTTTGCAAACTGCCTGTTCCTGCTTTTTACTGTGCATTTAATGACAGTCATCATCAAAGCATTAAACTGTATTCTGACGATATGCTCGAAAGAAGATGTATTCACAATCTCACCTCCTTTCCGCATACGTTGAAATATATAAACGGAAATACCGTTCATACCTTTTAGAAATACGAAAAGTGAGCATTAAAAAAGCCCACACAAAACTAATGGTTTACATGAACTAAAGTGGTAATTTATTCAGTTCTATAATTTTAGATTTTTTAATAACTGTCGAATATTTTCCTGTTTTTACTTTTTTATATATCAAGCAAAAATTTTCTTCGATAGATGATATTTACAAAGTAGTAGAAAATGAAATATACAACAATAAAGATAATACTATATTTTATCGACATTCCAAAACTGCTGACAGCACTTTGCGAATCAATATAGAGGATTCCAGCCCACATAATTATGATTGCAAAAAGAAATGGTATCCACAATAACACTTTTTTTCTTCCTATAGTACGGTACATTTCTTTTTGAGAAAAGCCTAATTTGTACATAGATTCATATTTCTTTTTTCTCTTTCCAAAGAGGTATAAAGTCTAAAGTAAATAAGGCTTACAGACGCAATCAGGAAAATTAAACTTACGGAAAATCCAACGAAAGTACATAATTTCCTCATTAAAGATTCTGTATTGTAATAATTTAATACCTTAATAAAAATAGTCAAAATCTCTTTCAAGATACGCAAGACTTCCGCTGATTATGAAAGAGGAAAGAAATACAGAAATAAGGTTTGAAAGATGTTCTTTCAAATATAGTTTAATCATTTTCTTCATCTTTTATTTTCTCCAAAACATACCCTACATTTCGTATTGCTTTTATTTCAAAGGGGCATTTTAATTCTCGAAGCCTTTTTCTTGCCCTTCCTATATTCACATTTAAGGTATTTTCTTCTACAAAAACATCTGTATCCCATAGGAGTTGTAATAATTCATTTCGCTTTACAGGAGTTGGGTATGCCCGGATCAAGCATTCCAAAATGTCTTTTTCGTTAATGCTATGGTATGTTCCAAATATTCTAATTTTAGCGTTTCTGTATTTAGAACCACATGGTCTAATTCTACAGTTTTTCTTTCCTGCAAAGCATACTCCCCATAAATTCTTCTTAAATGGGCATTGATTTTAGCAGTCACTACATCATAGGAAAATGGTTGCGTCAAGTAATCATCGCCACCACATTCGATTGCATATATCTGGTCTAAGTCCATGTTTCGTGCTGATAGAAAAATAACTGGAATCATGCTATGCCGACGAATTTTTTACACCAAAAGAAACCGTCATAACATGGTAAATTTATATCCAGTAACACCAGTTGTAATTGATGATTTAAAACTTGTTCAGCAACATTGGTAAAGTCACTACATACCCATATTGCAAATCCGTACTTTTTCAAATGCTCACTCAATAATTCTGCTATTTATATCATCTTCCAACAATACCAATTTTATATTGCATAAAAATATCGTCCTTTCTTTTGATACCTCTA
This region includes:
- a CDS encoding winged helix-turn-helix domain-containing protein; protein product: MECLIRAYPTPVKRNELLQLLWDTDVFVEENTLNVNIGRARKRLRELKCPFEIKAIRNVGYVLEKIKDEEND
- a CDS encoding response regulator transcription factor encodes the protein MTQPFSYDVVTAKINAHLRRIYGEYALQERKTVELDHVVLNTETLKLEYLEHTIALTKKTFWNA